From one Triticum urartu cultivar G1812 chromosome 3, Tu2.1, whole genome shotgun sequence genomic stretch:
- the LOC125549036 gene encoding transcription factor CAULIFLOWER-like, producing MARRGRVELRRIENRTSRQVRFSKRRSGLFKKAFELALLCDTEVSLLVFSPAGRFYEYASSRCWRKEIAARARVRAARTPVILATGGRKDLSCLCAVHVVFGKSKSLLLMPHSSPVIGHERVEKAAACKVQQGRNGKFNKRVLG from the exons ATGGCGCGGCGCGGGCGTGTGGAGCTGCGGCGGATCGAGAACCGGACGAGCCGGCAGGTGCGCTTCTCCAAGCGCCGCTCGGGGCTCTTCAAGAAGGCCTTCGAGCTCGCGCTCCTCTGCGACACCGAGGTCTCGCTGCTCGTCTTCTCCCCCGCCGGCAGGTTCTACGAGTACGCCTCCTCCAG ATGCTGGCGCAAGGAAATAGCGGCGCGGGCACGAGTGCGAGCGGCGAGAACTCCAGTGATCCTAGCGACAGGAGGAAGGAAGGACTTGAGCTGTCTATGTGCAGTGCATGTAGTATTTGGTAAAAGCAAATCTCTGTTACTGATGCCACACTCTTCCCCAGTTATTGGGCATGAAAGAGTTGAGAAGGCTGCTGCTTGTAAGGTGCAGCAGGGCAGAAATGGCAAATTCAATAAAAGGGTGCTTGGTTAA